Genomic window (Pseudomonadota bacterium):
CTAGGACACGCTACATCGTGTGCGTCGGACGGTCGTTGGTGAGCTTGCCAGCTAGGTAGTTCTCAATCTTCTCCTGGGTCGCGCCGCGGTCCTGCTCACTAAACTGCACGCCTATGCCTGCCGTGCGCTTTCCTTGAGCACCCTTCGGCGTCATCCACACCACGCGGCCTGCCACGGGCAGCTTCTCTGGCTCATCCATCAAGGTGAGCAGCATGAAGACCTCGTCACCTAGACGGTAAGAGCTGTTAGTCGGGATGAAGAGCCCTCCGTTCTTCACAAACGGCATGTACGCCAGGTACAGGGCACTGGTGTCCTTGATCGTCAGACGCAGCAGACCAGGTTTGTTCGGAGCTATGGCCATAGGTTAGATAGTGGCAGATGTGTTGCAACGGGCATAGTAGCTAGATCACGCTCTCGGGCGGAGAAGTAGCGCTCATGACGGCCTGCGCCGGGTACGCGCCGGTCGCGTCACGCGGGCCCAGTCGATCAGCAGCCCCTCGAGCAGCAGGCGCTGATTAGCTTGACCGCGCAGGGTTAGGGTCGCCTCTGCGAGGCGGTCAGAGAACCCGAAGAGATCACTCGCCGCTACCCACCGTGCACCTTGCGCGGCCAGCACGCGGTAGCTGGTGGCCATCTCGCTCGCGTTGTCCTCCCCGGCAGCGACCAATCCTTCCCGCGCGATGGCGTGCAGCGCCCCTTGCCACCAGTTCACGATTCGGCCGATGTCGAGCTTCTCCCACCGGCCGGCGACGCTGATGGGCTCCGCCTTGCCCAGTGCGATCTGACCCAGTGCTTCGGCAAGGTCCGCGGCCTGTTCCGCGAAACCGTCCTCGACCAGCCGCAGTGCCGCCAACGGCGATTGCCGTGCCAGTTGCAGCGCCTCGGTACTCGCCCCTACATCCACCCCTCGCTCAGCGAGCCATGAGCGCGCTTGCAATCCACCTGGCCCGGCCACGGACACTTGCTGGCATCGGCTACGAATCGTCGGCGCTAACGCGTCCGCCTGGTGTGTGATCAGCACCAACACCGCCCCCGACGGCGGCTCTTCGAGGGTCTTGAGGAGACTGTTCTGCGCGCTGATCGTCATCCCCTCCGCCGGGGTGATCAGCGCCACTCGGCTGCCACCGGCGTGGGGTTTCAGGGCGAGCTCCGCGGAGAGCTCTCGCACCTGATCCACCGAGATGGTGGCCTTGCCCTCCGCGGGGACCAGCCGCTGTAGGTCCGGATGATTGCCCACCGCCGTGAGACCGCAACCCCGACAACGTCCACAGGGCCGGGCCGACGCGTCCACACCTTCAGCCTCACACAACCATGCGTCGGCGAGCGCGTGCGCGAGGGCGTTCTTACCGATGCCTATCGGTCCGCTCAGGAGAAGCGCATGGGCAAGGGTCTGTGCAAAGCGGGCCCCGACCAGGCGAAGGTATAGGTCGTCGAGCCATGGCAGAGCTACGCGCTGACCTTGACCATCTGGCAAGTTAACGAATCCGCTAGCCATGCGACTTCCCGAGCCGCGGGTAGCGCGCCGCCAAACCATCTCGAACGCGCATAGCTACGGCCTCGGGCCCGCCATCGCCCGCATCGATGAGCAGGAATCGCTGCGGCTCGCGCCGAGCCAGCTCCAGGTAGCGATCGCGAACTCGCTGGAAGAAGGGCGCAGCCTGCTGTTCAAAACGATCGGCCTTGCCGTGGCGTGCGCGCGCGCGCGCGAGGGCGACGTCGACCGGCGCGTCTAATAGCACCGTGCAATCAGGTGCGACCAACTCCTCTGCGTGCACCCACTTTGCCAGCATTTCGATCCGCTCGTCGTCGAGGCCACGTCCAGCGCCCTGGTATGCGCGCGTCGCATCCGTAAAGCGATCACACACCACCCACTCGCCCCTGCGCAGGGCGGGGAGGATGCGATTCGTGATGTGGGTTTGTCTGGCAGCGAACATGAGCAACAACTCTGCCAATGGCGGAAGCTCGTCCCCCTCCGTCGCCAGCAGCACCTCACGGATGCGTTCGGCGCGTGGGGTTCCTCCCGGCTCGCGAGTGGCTACCACGCCGACACCGTGGGACTCAAGCCAGGCGCTTACGGTCGACACTTGAGTGCTCTTGCCCACGCCCTCGATCCCCTCGAGCGTAATCAGCTGCCCGCGGCCCGTTCGACTACTCATTCGCGCGTCCGTGCTGCTGCTGCCGTTGTCGCTGGAGGTAGCGACGCACAGCGGCATTGTGTTCCTCCAGGGTCGCTGAAAACTGGTGGCTGCCATCACCCACCCCAGTCGCCACGAAGTAAAGCGCATCGCCCACGGCCGGGTGTGCGGCCGCCTGCAGGGCCGCCCGCCCCGCCATGGCGATCGGGGTCGGCGGCAGGCCGCTACGCGTGTAGGTGTTGTAGGGGGTATCCGTGCGCAGATGGGCGCGCGTGATATCGCCAGCGTAGGCATCGCCAAGGCCGTAGATCACAGTGGGGTCGCTCTGCAATCGCATGCTCCTGCGAAGGCGTCGCACAAATACCCCAGCGATCTTCTCGCGTTCCTCGGCGAGGCCCGTTTCCTTCTCCACGATGGAGGCGAGCACTAGCAGGTCACTGGCATTCTCCAGTGGCAGTGCCGTGTCTCTCGCCTCCCAATGCGCCATCAACGCTTCCCGCAGACGTGCGTGGGCGCGCTTGAGCAGCGCGATATCTTCGCTACCTTCGGGGAACTGATAGGTATCAGGAAAGAGCTGCCCTTCGAGGGTCGCCCAAGTGCATCCGTCGGGCGCACAGTCGGCGCGATACTCCAGGGCCTGCACGATGGCCGCCGGGCTGCTGGTCGCCGACGTCACGCGCACGTGGGGGTGCTCGCGAATCGCCCTGACCGCCTCGCGCACGGTCCAGCCCTCTATCAGCGTGACCTGATACTGAATCACCTCGCCGCTCACGAGCAGGGCCAGTAGGCCCGAAGGCGTCAGCGACTGGTCGAGGCGATACTGCCCCGCCTGAATCCGCGTCGCATCGCCCTGCCACCTCGCGAGCAGGCTCAACCAACGCGGATGGGTCAGCCAACCGCGCTCCGCGAGCTGTTGCGCCAAGTGCGTGAGAGAGGTTCCAGGCTCAACCTCCAGCACGGCATCAGCGGGAATTGGCAGTGGGGATTCCAACCAACGCCATACCGCATTGGCGCCCCACGCAGCCACGCCACCCAACCCGAGCAGCGCGATGACGGCAACCGCAAGCACGCGGGAAATGAGTGAGGTCATGCGTTCGGGACCCCAATTCGCTGACCTAGCGCTCGGCGCAAGCGCTCGATGCGACCATCGACGTCCGCCGAGCCCAAACGCAGAGCTTCGCCATCGATGCTGCCAACTTGGCGAACACCTGTTAAAGAGCTGCTCAGCATGACCGCATCGGCACGATGGCGAAGCGTATCCAGGGTGAGATCCTCATAGGCCACGGCCACGCCCTCATCGCGTGCAACCTCGAGCAGGGCCCGCCGCATGACCCCGGCAACCCCCGCCTGCTCCAGGGCAGGCGTCACCAGCGAGTCGCCTCGCAGGGCGAATACGTTCGCCGATGTGGCGCACACGATCGCCTCGCCAGCGGCACGCATGAGACCTTCGGTGACCTCGCCGCCCGTCCACTCACTACGCGCGAGCACCTGCGGTAGTCTGTTTAGGTGCTTCATACCCGCCAGGACGGGATTGACACTCAGCGGGGTGTCGCACACACGCACGGCTATCGGTGCCTGAGGCGCGTTGCACCAGGTGTCGGCGAAGCCGGCGGCCTGGCAGGTTTCCAAAAACAGACGCCGCGGGGTCACCGTGGGCGGGATCGCGTAGCCGCGGGGGCCACTGCCGCGAGTTAACAGCAGCTTTAACACACCATGATCCAGCACCCGAGCGCGTTGCTGAACGGTGGACTCCAGGGCTGGGCGATCGATCGGCAGCGACAAGCGGGCGGCGTCGGAGCAGAGCCGGTCGAGATGATGATCGAGCAGGCGGACTCGACCGAAAACCACCGCCATGGTTTCGAACAAGCCATCACCATAGGCGAGCCCGCGGTCGTCCGCCGGCACGCTGACCCTGGATTGCTCGGGCATGGGCGCCTTTCGACGGGGTCGAAGCTAGTCGACGCGTTTGAAGATCACGGTGCCGTTGGTGCCACCGAAGCCGAAGGAGTTGGACAGCACGACACTGAGGTTGGCTTCGCGGGCCGTGTGGGGCACGAAATCCAGGTCACACTGAGGATCCGGGTTATCCAAGTTGATGGTGGGCGGAATCACCCCCTCACCCAGCGCAAGCACCGAGAACAGAGCTTCGATCGAACCGGCTGCCCCCAACAGATGCCCCGTCACCGACTTGGTGGAGCTGACCGCGAGCCTGTTG
Coding sequences:
- the pabC gene encoding aminodeoxychorismate lyase; the protein is MPEQSRVSVPADDRGLAYGDGLFETMAVVFGRVRLLDHHLDRLCSDAARLSLPIDRPALESTVQQRARVLDHGVLKLLLTRGSGPRGYAIPPTVTPRRLFLETCQAAGFADTWCNAPQAPIAVRVCDTPLSVNPVLAGMKHLNRLPQVLARSEWTGGEVTEGLMRAAGEAIVCATSANVFALRGDSLVTPALEQAGVAGVMRRALLEVARDEGVAVAYEDLTLDTLRHRADAVMLSSSLTGVRQVGSIDGEALRLGSADVDGRIERLRRALGQRIGVPNA
- the tmk gene encoding dTMP kinase, whose protein sequence is MSSRTGRGQLITLEGIEGVGKSTQVSTVSAWLESHGVGVVATREPGGTPRAERIREVLLATEGDELPPLAELLLMFAARQTHITNRILPALRRGEWVVCDRFTDATRAYQGAGRGLDDERIEMLAKWVHAEELVAPDCTVLLDAPVDVALARARARHGKADRFEQQAAPFFQRVRDRYLELARREPQRFLLIDAGDGGPEAVAMRVRDGLAARYPRLGKSHG
- the mltG gene encoding endolytic transglycosylase MltG encodes the protein MTSLISRVLAVAVIALLGLGGVAAWGANAVWRWLESPLPIPADAVLEVEPGTSLTHLAQQLAERGWLTHPRWLSLLARWQGDATRIQAGQYRLDQSLTPSGLLALLVSGEVIQYQVTLIEGWTVREAVRAIREHPHVRVTSATSSPAAIVQALEYRADCAPDGCTWATLEGQLFPDTYQFPEGSEDIALLKRAHARLREALMAHWEARDTALPLENASDLLVLASIVEKETGLAEEREKIAGVFVRRLRRSMRLQSDPTVIYGLGDAYAGDITRAHLRTDTPYNTYTRSGLPPTPIAMAGRAALQAAAHPAVGDALYFVATGVGDGSHQFSATLEEHNAAVRRYLQRQRQQQHGRANE
- a CDS encoding PilZ domain-containing protein, coding for MAIAPNKPGLLRLTIKDTSALYLAYMPFVKNGGLFIPTNSSYRLGDEVFMLLTLMDEPEKLPVAGRVVWMTPKGAQGKRTAGIGVQFSEQDRGATQEKIENYLAGKLTNDRPTHTM
- the holB gene encoding DNA polymerase III subunit delta' — its product is MASGFVNLPDGQGQRVALPWLDDLYLRLVGARFAQTLAHALLLSGPIGIGKNALAHALADAWLCEAEGVDASARPCGRCRGCGLTAVGNHPDLQRLVPAEGKATISVDQVRELSAELALKPHAGGSRVALITPAEGMTISAQNSLLKTLEEPPSGAVLVLITHQADALAPTIRSRCQQVSVAGPGGLQARSWLAERGVDVGASTEALQLARQSPLAALRLVEDGFAEQAADLAEALGQIALGKAEPISVAGRWEKLDIGRIVNWWQGALHAIAREGLVAAGEDNASEMATSYRVLAAQGARWVAASDLFGFSDRLAEATLTLRGQANQRLLLEGLLIDWARVTRPARTRRRPS